From a region of the Oceanithermus desulfurans genome:
- a CDS encoding CBS and ACT domain-containing protein, which produces MLVRDWMTPNPRTVTPDTPVLDAIKLLKDQGYRRLPVLEADRLVGIVTDKDLKDAMPSKATTLSVWELNYLLSKLTVSEVMAKPVITVDADEPLEEAALLMEEYKVGGLPVLSKGKLVGIITITDVLKAFIEVMGMREGGLRVTLDVEDKPGALERLGAAVKPSNIVSVATAGRHDGYRIVVLRITGEGLDTVVDRLRNADEKVLDVRETRPRKI; this is translated from the coding sequence ATGCTCGTACGCGACTGGATGACGCCCAACCCCCGTACCGTGACCCCCGATACCCCGGTGCTCGACGCCATCAAGCTGCTCAAGGACCAGGGGTACCGGCGCCTGCCGGTGCTCGAGGCCGACCGCCTGGTGGGGATCGTGACGGACAAGGATCTCAAGGACGCGATGCCCTCCAAGGCGACGACCCTCTCGGTCTGGGAGCTCAACTACCTGCTCTCCAAGCTCACGGTCTCCGAGGTCATGGCCAAGCCGGTGATCACGGTGGACGCCGACGAGCCCCTGGAGGAAGCGGCCCTCCTGATGGAGGAGTACAAGGTGGGCGGCCTGCCGGTGCTCAGCAAGGGCAAGCTGGTGGGCATCATCACGATTACGGACGTGCTCAAGGCCTTCATCGAGGTGATGGGCATGCGCGAAGGGGGGCTCAGGGTCACCCTCGACGTCGAGGACAAGCCCGGCGCGCTCGAGCGCCTCGGTGCGGCGGTCAAGCCCAGCAACATCGTCTCGGTGGCGACCGCAGGGCGGCACGACGGCTACCGCATCGTCGTGCTGCGCATCACCGGCGAGGGGCTGGACACCGTCGTCGACCGCCTGCGTAACGCCGACGAAAAGGTGTTGGACGTCCGCGAGACCCGACCCCGTAAGATCTGA
- a CDS encoding cupin domain-containing protein produces the protein MKPLIIHEDEVAYRFDGVSGPKYLLRGPRSDFGMVVLMPGEDFQTHYHRAVEENFFTLEGEVEIYINGERYTLRPGDLCHVPPMHPHYLINRGTTPWKAIFVKAPYDPKDKVDVDWLPGQPLPEPG, from the coding sequence TTGAAGCCGTTAATCATTCACGAAGACGAGGTGGCCTACCGCTTCGACGGGGTCTCGGGACCCAAGTACCTGCTGCGCGGGCCCCGGTCCGACTTCGGCATGGTGGTGCTTATGCCCGGCGAGGACTTCCAGACCCACTACCACCGGGCCGTCGAGGAGAACTTCTTCACCCTCGAGGGCGAGGTGGAGATCTACATCAACGGGGAACGGTACACCCTGCGCCCCGGCGACCTCTGCCACGTCCCCCCGATGCACCCGCACTACCTGATCAACCGCGGGACGACGCCCTGGAAGGCGATCTTCGTCAAGGCACCCTACGACCCCAAGGACAAGGTCGACGTCGACTGGCTGCCGGGACAGCCCCTTCCCGAACCCGGCTGA